In Pseudophryne corroboree isolate aPseCor3 chromosome 3, aPseCor3.hap2, whole genome shotgun sequence, a genomic segment contains:
- the LOC135054906 gene encoding gastrula zinc finger protein XlCGF57.1-like isoform X1, which translates to MDKVKDGITERILQFTLEILHLLTGEDYTVVKKSANLVTPSGSCLSGEWSRTQSPITDPPPHSLIHGRDNEQKILELTNKIIQLLTGEVPIRCQDVTVYLSMEEWEYLEGHKDLYMDALTEDRSLVLSAGGPVGRVAPDDCAAIRAKETKTSLKKLKKPRKTKRLAGGKLKCMTKVNRCSDSFLKGQPVDTSIYTATTHTQTDIKAALVKKESPLLYGGNPSDTNRSVKRHAKNDFDAIKSEEDFFSWEDETLSDSETPYTSDTIVEDLNLQKIEKDGSVTCKECGKNCKRKSAFIAHYKTHTTPSSYTCPLCGRSFSKRSRFIIHQRSHTGEKSFSCSECDKSFTCKSYLVRHQRIHTGKRPYTCDECGRRFFGSSHLARHRRLHTGEKPFTCQECGKSFTDKATVLKHQLVHTGERPFCCSECGKCFASRGSVIIHQRTHTGEKPFPCSECGRCFSDKSQLLKHRNTHAGQKPFSCSECERSFARNSHLIRHQRTHTGEQPYSCLECGKRFTNKVNLVTHTRFHTGEKPFPCAECGKRFVFKAQLIIHQRVHTGEKPFACTYCEGRFTNKANLVKHLRTHTGEKPFPCTECDKCFSRRSHLALHLATHTKALKYSCEKCGKGFKFKGPLNRHLKNHD; encoded by the exons gactacacagtagtgaagaagtctGCCAacttggtcacgcccagtggttccTGTTTATCAGGAGAATGGAGCCGGACCCAGAGTCCCATCAcggaccctccacctcactcactgatacatgggagagacaatgagcagaagatcctggaactcaccaacaagatcattcagctgctgactggagag gttcctataaggtgtcaggatgtcactgtctatctctccatggaggagtgggagtatttAGAGGGACACAAGGATCTGTACATGGACGCCTTAACGGAGGATCGCTCTCTTGTCCTCTCAGCCG GTGGGCCTGTGGGCAGAGTTGCACCAGACGATTGCGCAGCCATCCGTGCAAAAGAAACAAAGACTAGTTTGAAAAAGCTTAAAAAACCAAGAAAAACTAAGAGATTGGCAGGAGGGAAGCTGAAATGTATGACAAAAGTAAATAGGTGTTCAGATTCATTCCTGAAAGGGCAACCAGTGGACACTAGTATTTACACTGCTACTACTCACACGCAGACAGACATTAAAGCTGCTCTTGTTAAAAAGGAATCTCCACTTTTATATGGTGGAAATCCTTCCGACACTAACCGCTCAGTGAAACGGCATGCAAAAAATGACTTTGATGCCATTAAGTCTGAGGAAGACTTCTTCTCCTGGGAAGACGAAACGCTATCAGACTCGGAGACCCCGTATACATCTGACACTATTGTAGAAGACTTAAACCTGCAAAAAATTGAAAAAGATGGTTCTGTGACTTGCAAGGAGTGCGGTAAGAACTGTAAAAGGAAATCCGCCTTCATAGCGCACTACAAAACTCACACCACACCTAGCAGCTATACCTGCCCTCTTTGTGGGAGGTCTTTCTCCAAGAGGTCAAGGTTCATCATTcaccagaggagtcacacaggggaaaaatccTTTTCCTGCTCCGAATGTGATAAATCCTTCACCTGCAAGTCCTATCTTGTCCGGCACCAGAGGATTCATACGGGAAAGAGGCCGTATACATGTGACGAATGTGGGAGGCGGTTTTTCGGCAGCTCGCACCTTGCACGGCACCGGAGGTTGCACACGGGAGAGAAACCGTTCACATGCCAGGAGTGCGGCAAGTCTTTCACGGACAAGGCCACCGTTCTCAAACACCAGCTTGTCCACACCGGAGAGCGGCCATTTTGTTGCTCTGAATGTGGAAAGTGCTTCGCAAGCAGAGGGAGTGTCATTATACACCAGCGCACTCACACGGGAGAGAAACCGTTCCCATGTTCCGAGTGTGGAAGGTGCTTCTCTGACAAGTCGCAGCTTCTTAAACATCGGAACACACACGCCGGGCAAAAGCCGTTTTCCTGCTCGGAATGTGAGAGAAGTTTTGCCCGGAACTCGCACCTCATCCGACACCAGCGGACGCACACTGGAGAACAGCCGTATTCATGCCTCGAGTGTGGAAAACGCTTCACCAATAAAGTCAATCTTGTCACGCACACCAGGTTTCAtacaggggagaagccatttccCTGTGCAGAATGTGGAAAACGTTTTGTCTTCAAAGCCCAACTCATCATTCATCAGAGGGTCCACACGGGTGAAAAACCTTTCGCTTGTACGTACTGTGAGGGGCGATTTACCAATAAGGCCAATCTTGTTAAGCATCTGAGGACTCATACAGGGGAGAAACCTTTTCCTTGCACTGAATGTGACAAATGCTTCTCTCGCAGGTCTCATCTAGCCCTACATTTGGCGACTCACACTAAAGCTCTAAAATATTCTTGTGAGAAATGTGGAAAAGGCTTTAAATTTAAGGGTCCTTTAAACAGACACCTAAAAAATCACGATTGA
- the LOC135054906 gene encoding gastrula zinc finger protein XlCGF57.1-like isoform X2, with translation MEEWEYLEGHKDLYMDALTEDRSLVLSAGGPVGRVAPDDCAAIRAKETKTSLKKLKKPRKTKRLAGGKLKCMTKVNRCSDSFLKGQPVDTSIYTATTHTQTDIKAALVKKESPLLYGGNPSDTNRSVKRHAKNDFDAIKSEEDFFSWEDETLSDSETPYTSDTIVEDLNLQKIEKDGSVTCKECGKNCKRKSAFIAHYKTHTTPSSYTCPLCGRSFSKRSRFIIHQRSHTGEKSFSCSECDKSFTCKSYLVRHQRIHTGKRPYTCDECGRRFFGSSHLARHRRLHTGEKPFTCQECGKSFTDKATVLKHQLVHTGERPFCCSECGKCFASRGSVIIHQRTHTGEKPFPCSECGRCFSDKSQLLKHRNTHAGQKPFSCSECERSFARNSHLIRHQRTHTGEQPYSCLECGKRFTNKVNLVTHTRFHTGEKPFPCAECGKRFVFKAQLIIHQRVHTGEKPFACTYCEGRFTNKANLVKHLRTHTGEKPFPCTECDKCFSRRSHLALHLATHTKALKYSCEKCGKGFKFKGPLNRHLKNHD, from the exons atggaggagtgggagtatttAGAGGGACACAAGGATCTGTACATGGACGCCTTAACGGAGGATCGCTCTCTTGTCCTCTCAGCCG GTGGGCCTGTGGGCAGAGTTGCACCAGACGATTGCGCAGCCATCCGTGCAAAAGAAACAAAGACTAGTTTGAAAAAGCTTAAAAAACCAAGAAAAACTAAGAGATTGGCAGGAGGGAAGCTGAAATGTATGACAAAAGTAAATAGGTGTTCAGATTCATTCCTGAAAGGGCAACCAGTGGACACTAGTATTTACACTGCTACTACTCACACGCAGACAGACATTAAAGCTGCTCTTGTTAAAAAGGAATCTCCACTTTTATATGGTGGAAATCCTTCCGACACTAACCGCTCAGTGAAACGGCATGCAAAAAATGACTTTGATGCCATTAAGTCTGAGGAAGACTTCTTCTCCTGGGAAGACGAAACGCTATCAGACTCGGAGACCCCGTATACATCTGACACTATTGTAGAAGACTTAAACCTGCAAAAAATTGAAAAAGATGGTTCTGTGACTTGCAAGGAGTGCGGTAAGAACTGTAAAAGGAAATCCGCCTTCATAGCGCACTACAAAACTCACACCACACCTAGCAGCTATACCTGCCCTCTTTGTGGGAGGTCTTTCTCCAAGAGGTCAAGGTTCATCATTcaccagaggagtcacacaggggaaaaatccTTTTCCTGCTCCGAATGTGATAAATCCTTCACCTGCAAGTCCTATCTTGTCCGGCACCAGAGGATTCATACGGGAAAGAGGCCGTATACATGTGACGAATGTGGGAGGCGGTTTTTCGGCAGCTCGCACCTTGCACGGCACCGGAGGTTGCACACGGGAGAGAAACCGTTCACATGCCAGGAGTGCGGCAAGTCTTTCACGGACAAGGCCACCGTTCTCAAACACCAGCTTGTCCACACCGGAGAGCGGCCATTTTGTTGCTCTGAATGTGGAAAGTGCTTCGCAAGCAGAGGGAGTGTCATTATACACCAGCGCACTCACACGGGAGAGAAACCGTTCCCATGTTCCGAGTGTGGAAGGTGCTTCTCTGACAAGTCGCAGCTTCTTAAACATCGGAACACACACGCCGGGCAAAAGCCGTTTTCCTGCTCGGAATGTGAGAGAAGTTTTGCCCGGAACTCGCACCTCATCCGACACCAGCGGACGCACACTGGAGAACAGCCGTATTCATGCCTCGAGTGTGGAAAACGCTTCACCAATAAAGTCAATCTTGTCACGCACACCAGGTTTCAtacaggggagaagccatttccCTGTGCAGAATGTGGAAAACGTTTTGTCTTCAAAGCCCAACTCATCATTCATCAGAGGGTCCACACGGGTGAAAAACCTTTCGCTTGTACGTACTGTGAGGGGCGATTTACCAATAAGGCCAATCTTGTTAAGCATCTGAGGACTCATACAGGGGAGAAACCTTTTCCTTGCACTGAATGTGACAAATGCTTCTCTCGCAGGTCTCATCTAGCCCTACATTTGGCGACTCACACTAAAGCTCTAAAATATTCTTGTGAGAAATGTGGAAAAGGCTTTAAATTTAAGGGTCCTTTAAACAGACACCTAAAAAATCACGATTGA